A window of Strix aluco isolate bStrAlu1 chromosome 2, bStrAlu1.hap1, whole genome shotgun sequence contains these coding sequences:
- the LOC141920109 gene encoding C-type natriuretic peptide 1-like isoform X2, with protein MLLSQLLPLEPKSTLAEEDTKEGSGFGPQLLSSTLPFLPAGARAARPSLWRKTLTSHKWALPGDWAWKAVPRGCFGLKLDRIGTFSGLGC; from the coding sequence ATGCTCCTTTCCCAGTTGCTGCCCCTGGAGCCCAAGTCCACGCTGGCCGAAGAGGACACGAAGGAGGGGTCCGGCTTTGGCCCTCAGTTGCTCTCCtccaccctccccttcctcccgGCAGGGGCTAGAGCTGCCCGTCCCTCTCTCTGGCGCAAGACCCTCACCAGTCATAAGTGGGCACTGCCTGGAGATTGGGCCTGGAAGGCCGTGCCCAGGGGCTGCTTTGGGCTGAAACTGGACCGGATTGGGACTTTCAGCGGTTTGGGGTGTTAG